One Chitinophaga sp. H8 DNA window includes the following coding sequences:
- a CDS encoding alpha-N-acetylglucosaminidase has product MHKGKGCWGVLLLLLLPAVLWGKSQPDFKGVYALTQRVVPWLLPHVKYETLALPEGQTGFELETVKGKIVIRATDVNTAATGLNWYLKYYCHRSMSHLGDNLSSVLPIPVVANKVTQQTAYPLRYGLNYCTHNYSMSFYTWKDWERELDWMALNGVNLMLAVTGTEAIWQRTLQQMGYSDAESRAFIAGPAFTAWWLMGNLEGWPGAMSQTLIDQQVALQQNILQRMKTLGISPVLQGFYGMVPTSLKHKMPGAAISVQGKWAGGFTRPDVLLATDSLFTQMAGIYYREMKKLYGDDIHYFGGDLFHEGGTTEGVDVTAVAKQVQQQMQQYFPGSTWVLQGWQSNPKKALLDGLNKAQVLVLELFGEKTSEWEKTDAYYGTPWLWCTVNNAGEKNGVFGRIARFAEEFDRARNSPQHKFLKGTGILPEGINNNPLVYDLMLELSWHPEKINVSEWIKSYTRYRYGKDIPEIQAAWQVFFKTIYTTVAVTKDLGPSESVFCARPAMGLKTVSTWGVRERPYDMAEFEAAVKVFAGAAAALKGSKTYEADLVDFTRQVLANRGEQVYDQMTIAFNEKNATAFDQYARQFMQMMEQQEKLLSCNPHFTLNTWLNAAYNMGNNMADKAYLIKNARIQVTYWGPDDPATELHEYACKEWSGMMQSYYIPRWKMFFEYAHKKLAGEAVEAPDYFSWEKQWTLQPWRIIPAANKSAVATATAILKG; this is encoded by the coding sequence ATGCATAAAGGAAAAGGTTGTTGGGGAGTATTACTCCTGTTGTTGTTGCCTGCGGTTTTATGGGGGAAATCCCAGCCGGATTTTAAAGGCGTGTATGCGCTTACACAAAGAGTAGTTCCCTGGTTATTACCACATGTAAAATATGAAACGCTTGCGTTGCCGGAAGGGCAAACAGGCTTTGAGCTGGAAACCGTAAAAGGAAAAATTGTGATCCGGGCCACAGATGTAAACACTGCTGCTACCGGATTAAACTGGTATCTGAAATATTACTGTCACCGTTCTATGTCTCACCTGGGAGATAATCTGTCCAGCGTTTTGCCAATACCGGTAGTGGCCAATAAGGTGACACAACAAACCGCTTATCCTCTGCGCTACGGACTGAATTACTGTACACATAATTATTCCATGAGCTTCTATACCTGGAAAGACTGGGAACGGGAGCTGGACTGGATGGCACTTAACGGTGTAAACCTGATGCTGGCAGTAACAGGTACGGAAGCGATCTGGCAGCGTACCTTACAGCAAATGGGATATAGCGATGCAGAAAGCCGGGCATTTATTGCCGGTCCGGCATTTACAGCCTGGTGGCTGATGGGCAACCTGGAAGGATGGCCGGGGGCGATGTCGCAAACGTTGATAGACCAGCAGGTAGCCTTGCAGCAAAATATCCTGCAACGTATGAAGACCCTGGGCATATCACCGGTATTACAGGGTTTTTACGGCATGGTACCTACCAGTCTTAAACACAAAATGCCTGGAGCAGCGATTAGTGTGCAAGGTAAATGGGCAGGTGGATTTACGCGTCCGGATGTATTGCTGGCTACAGATAGCCTGTTTACCCAAATGGCTGGCATCTACTACCGGGAAATGAAAAAACTGTATGGAGATGACATCCATTATTTTGGAGGAGATCTTTTTCATGAAGGGGGTACTACAGAAGGGGTGGATGTAACTGCTGTAGCCAAACAGGTACAACAACAAATGCAGCAATATTTTCCGGGTTCTACCTGGGTATTGCAGGGCTGGCAGAGCAACCCTAAGAAAGCATTGCTGGATGGCCTGAACAAGGCACAGGTGCTGGTACTGGAATTGTTTGGAGAAAAAACAAGTGAGTGGGAAAAGACTGATGCTTATTATGGCACTCCCTGGTTATGGTGTACGGTAAATAATGCCGGTGAAAAGAATGGTGTTTTTGGACGGATAGCTCGTTTTGCAGAGGAGTTTGACCGTGCCCGTAACAGCCCGCAGCATAAGTTCCTGAAGGGCACCGGTATTTTGCCGGAAGGGATTAATAACAACCCACTGGTATACGACCTGATGCTGGAGCTTTCCTGGCATCCGGAGAAGATCAATGTAAGTGAATGGATTAAATCATATACCCGGTATCGTTATGGAAAGGATATACCGGAGATTCAAGCTGCCTGGCAGGTATTTTTTAAAACTATCTACACTACTGTAGCCGTTACAAAGGATCTCGGACCCAGTGAATCTGTATTCTGTGCACGCCCCGCCATGGGATTGAAAACGGTATCTACCTGGGGCGTGCGTGAGCGCCCTTATGATATGGCGGAGTTTGAAGCTGCAGTAAAGGTATTTGCAGGCGCAGCCGCTGCATTAAAAGGCAGCAAAACCTATGAAGCAGACCTGGTAGACTTTACCCGTCAGGTATTGGCCAACCGTGGAGAGCAGGTGTATGACCAGATGACCATTGCCTTTAATGAAAAAAATGCAACGGCCTTTGATCAGTATGCCAGGCAATTTATGCAGATGATGGAGCAGCAGGAAAAACTACTCTCCTGTAATCCTCATTTCACGCTGAATACCTGGTTAAATGCAGCCTATAACATGGGGAATAACATGGCCGACAAGGCCTACCTGATCAAAAACGCCCGTATACAGGTTACCTACTGGGGGCCGGATGATCCTGCCACCGAATTACATGAATATGCGTGTAAGGAATGGAGTGGCATGATGCAGTCTTATTATATACCCCGGTGGAAAATGTTCTTCGAGTATGCCCACAAAAAACTGGCTGGTGAAGCCGTGGAAGCGCCGGATTATTTTAGCTGGGAAAAGCAATGGACCTTGCAGCCCTGGCGGATTATACCTGCTGCCAATAAAAGTGCTGTAGCCACAGCCACAGCGATATTAAAAGGATAA
- a CDS encoding glycoside hydrolase family 10 protein produces the protein MLKQLLLGILLCAGITQQAGAQMPPKRELRAVWIATVENIDWPSRRGLSTEQQKQEFIALLNRHQRNGMNAVVVQVRPATDAFYASAYEPWSEYLTGVQGQAPNPYYDPLQFMIEETHKRGMEFHAWFNPYRAVFNVKRSTLAANHITRLRPQWFVTYGDQKFFDPGIPEAREYVTMVIRDVVKRYDVDAVHFDDYFYPYRIPGKEFPDNNSYRQYGRNMMKDDWRRWNVDEIIQLLSKGIKAEKPWVKFGISPFGVWRNRDKDPEGSYTRGGMSNYDDLYADVLKWLKNGWIDYVAPQLYWEKGHRLVSYDILLNWWSQHGYGRHVYIGHGVYRLGSNASWKNPAEIPTQIMDARTLHTIQGDIFYSSKSFDGNPYGIEDSLRNHLYRYPALRPVMPWLGTKAPEAPYFIDAFERPAGLELHWADNDTSHQTQQYVLYRFDQHEAINLEDPTKILAILPQHTDPQYIDAGYVRGKMYVYIVTALNRLQNESQQSDPLHMKLHNGKPVFIFDPE, from the coding sequence ATGTTGAAGCAATTATTACTAGGCATTCTGTTGTGTGCAGGCATCACACAACAGGCAGGTGCACAAATGCCTCCCAAACGGGAGTTACGGGCAGTATGGATCGCTACAGTAGAAAATATCGACTGGCCATCACGGCGCGGACTTAGCACAGAACAGCAGAAGCAGGAGTTTATAGCGCTGCTCAACCGGCATCAGCGCAATGGCATGAATGCGGTAGTAGTACAGGTAAGGCCGGCTACAGATGCCTTTTACGCTTCTGCTTACGAACCCTGGTCCGAATACCTCACCGGTGTACAGGGGCAGGCTCCCAACCCTTATTATGACCCCTTACAGTTCATGATCGAGGAAACCCATAAGCGGGGAATGGAGTTTCATGCCTGGTTCAACCCCTATCGTGCTGTATTTAACGTAAAACGCTCTACACTGGCGGCCAACCATATTACCCGCCTACGCCCCCAATGGTTCGTTACCTACGGGGATCAGAAGTTTTTTGATCCGGGAATACCGGAAGCCCGGGAATACGTGACCATGGTGATCCGGGATGTGGTAAAACGTTATGACGTGGATGCCGTTCATTTCGACGATTACTTTTACCCATACCGCATACCAGGCAAAGAATTTCCGGACAACAACTCCTACCGGCAGTATGGCAGGAATATGATGAAAGATGACTGGCGCCGGTGGAATGTAGACGAAATTATCCAGCTGCTGAGCAAAGGTATTAAAGCAGAAAAGCCCTGGGTAAAATTCGGGATCAGCCCGTTTGGGGTATGGCGTAACCGGGATAAAGATCCGGAAGGTTCCTACACCCGGGGTGGCATGAGCAACTATGATGATCTTTATGCAGATGTACTGAAGTGGTTGAAAAATGGCTGGATTGATTATGTAGCGCCACAATTGTATTGGGAAAAAGGCCATCGCCTGGTAAGCTATGATATCCTGCTCAACTGGTGGAGCCAGCACGGATATGGCCGCCATGTGTATATTGGCCATGGTGTGTACCGCCTGGGCAGTAATGCGAGCTGGAAAAATCCGGCTGAGATTCCTACCCAGATCATGGATGCAAGAACACTCCATACCATTCAGGGCGATATCTTCTATAGCTCCAAATCATTTGATGGCAACCCATATGGTATAGAAGATTCCCTGCGCAACCACCTTTACCGCTATCCTGCCCTGCGCCCGGTGATGCCATGGCTGGGCACCAAAGCGCCGGAAGCGCCTTACTTCATAGATGCTTTTGAACGTCCGGCTGGCCTGGAATTGCACTGGGCTGATAATGATACCAGCCATCAAACTCAACAATATGTTTTGTACCGGTTTGATCAACACGAAGCTATTAACCTGGAAGATCCTACCAAAATACTGGCTATCCTGCCACAACATACAGACCCGCAGTATATTGATGCCGGTTATGTAAGAGGTAAGATGTATGTATATATCGTTACTGCGCTGAACCGCCTTCAAAATGAAAGCCAGCAGAGTGATCCGCTGCATATGAAACTGCACAACGGAAAGCCTGTTTTTATATTTGATCCGGAATAA
- a CDS encoding DUF3500 domain-containing protein, giving the protein MIKKGTPAFATVIKTIIPPVVSGLWQSGKKQDQAVRKSIPGITLLLAYIFCMSVPVQAQKHKDAVAQAARQFVAVLDDATRQRACFAFTDAERTNWHFVPMERKGLPLNAMNPRQRAAAFKLLQACMSKQGYQKATEIISLELVLKALENRPDDDHYRDPEKYTFSLFGDPVKDQHWGWRLEGHHISLNFSAADNKLVSGTPAFLGSNPAIVGEGPSKGKEVLKQEAAMGFELLRMMNETQRQQVIISTTAPADIISGNKRKAMLLDPPGLSYQEMTPAQQRLMRQLVAVYIDNYTKLMADILLKEITTEGWDKLHFAWAGATAWGKGHYYRIQGPTVLIEYDNTQNNANHVHTVLRDLKNDFGDDVLQRHYETAHVQPER; this is encoded by the coding sequence ATGATAAAGAAAGGTACTCCCGCCTTTGCAACGGTTATAAAGACAATTATCCCGCCAGTTGTATCAGGTTTATGGCAATCTGGCAAAAAACAGGATCAGGCTGTCAGGAAAAGTATTCCAGGCATTACCCTGCTACTGGCGTATATTTTCTGTATGTCAGTTCCCGTACAGGCGCAAAAGCATAAAGATGCAGTAGCACAGGCTGCCCGTCAGTTTGTAGCTGTTTTGGATGATGCTACCCGCCAGCGGGCCTGTTTTGCGTTTACAGACGCAGAGCGTACCAATTGGCATTTTGTGCCTATGGAACGTAAAGGGTTGCCATTAAACGCCATGAATCCCCGTCAGCGGGCGGCAGCATTTAAGCTGTTGCAGGCCTGTATGAGCAAGCAGGGGTATCAGAAAGCCACGGAAATTATCAGTCTGGAATTAGTGTTAAAAGCATTGGAAAACCGCCCGGATGATGATCATTACCGGGATCCTGAAAAGTATACTTTCAGCCTGTTTGGAGATCCGGTTAAAGATCAGCACTGGGGTTGGCGGCTGGAAGGGCATCATATTTCCCTTAACTTTTCGGCGGCAGATAATAAGCTGGTATCAGGTACACCGGCCTTCCTGGGATCTAATCCTGCAATTGTGGGCGAAGGACCATCCAAGGGAAAAGAAGTACTGAAGCAGGAAGCTGCCATGGGATTTGAGCTGTTGCGTATGATGAATGAAACCCAACGCCAACAGGTAATTATATCCACTACCGCGCCTGCGGATATTATTTCAGGCAACAAGCGCAAAGCGATGCTGCTGGATCCTCCGGGGCTCTCCTATCAGGAAATGACGCCGGCACAGCAACGATTGATGCGCCAGCTGGTAGCCGTGTATATTGATAACTATACAAAGCTGATGGCAGACATCTTGCTGAAGGAAATTACCACCGAAGGCTGGGACAAGCTGCACTTTGCCTGGGCTGGTGCCACTGCTTGGGGGAAGGGACATTATTACCGGATCCAGGGGCCTACCGTTTTAATTGAGTATGATAACACACAAAACAATGCGAACCATGTACATACTGTTTTGCGTGACCTTAAAAACGATTTTGGAGACGATGTACTGCAAAGGCACTATGAAACCGCGCATGTACAGCCGGAGAGGTAA
- a CDS encoding mechanosensitive ion channel family protein translates to MKQWWIIPVLVWSLTCAAQSSDSLQQKAQQAAITDSQLVYTTRLLRSNDSITKADAAEKQQLLEQIETLKNNDQQKQTLLKRLADVESKDSLRKARQQGRIALLRSRQKGIPVTPFLDTLFYVYGKIGPFGPSDRAHNTSNKIRKLADDPLFAADSVKVSPNEDIIDVTYNDLILLSITDDDALWLNEDKNSVAEGYAAMIRKSVLDYKEANSLKSMLIRVAWLLLILLIFSGIIYLVNRFFSRLRRKIVQEKDKFFKGIKVKDYPLLNPQKQLGMAYSVLKVVRIIIILLIVYITLPFVFSIFPWTKGIADSLISWTLAPIKAMMAAILGYLPKLLTILVIYLVTRYLVKFINYLAAEVAKGALHIKGFYPDWAWPTASVVKFLLYAFMFVIIFPYLPGSDSKIFQGVSVFLGILFSLGSSSAIANIIAGFVITYMRPFKIGDRIKIGELTGDVIEKNMLVTRLRTIKNEEITVPNASILSGHTINYTTSSKELGLILHTTATIGYDVPWRKVHELLISAALATEGIVKDRKPFVLQTGLDDFYVSYELNAYTDHPEEMAVIYSGLRQNIQDFMNEAGVEIMSPHYYIRREDSSTTTIPAEYLSKKLAPPGDAAPKG, encoded by the coding sequence ATGAAACAATGGTGGATAATCCCTGTGCTGGTCTGGTCACTCACCTGTGCCGCCCAGTCATCAGACAGCCTGCAACAAAAAGCCCAACAGGCGGCCATAACAGATTCGCAACTGGTATATACCACCCGGCTGCTAAGGAGCAACGACTCGATTACTAAGGCAGACGCTGCGGAAAAACAACAACTGCTGGAACAGATTGAAACACTGAAAAACAACGACCAGCAAAAACAAACCCTGCTAAAAAGGCTTGCCGACGTGGAAAGCAAAGACTCTCTTCGTAAAGCCCGCCAACAGGGAAGAATAGCCCTTCTCCGCTCCAGACAGAAAGGGATCCCCGTTACGCCATTCCTGGATACCCTGTTTTATGTATACGGTAAAATAGGGCCCTTTGGTCCGAGCGACAGGGCACATAATACCAGCAATAAAATCCGTAAACTGGCTGATGATCCGCTCTTTGCTGCCGACTCCGTAAAAGTGTCGCCCAATGAGGACATCATTGATGTGACCTACAACGACCTGATCCTCCTTTCCATCACAGACGATGATGCCTTATGGCTTAACGAAGACAAAAACAGCGTTGCCGAAGGTTATGCTGCAATGATCCGCAAAAGTGTGCTGGACTATAAAGAAGCTAACAGCCTTAAAAGCATGCTGATCCGCGTTGCGTGGCTATTGCTGATTCTCCTTATTTTCAGCGGGATCATTTACCTGGTAAACCGCTTCTTTTCCCGGCTACGAAGGAAAATAGTGCAGGAAAAAGATAAATTCTTTAAAGGTATTAAAGTAAAGGATTACCCGCTGCTCAACCCACAAAAGCAACTGGGGATGGCATACAGCGTACTAAAGGTGGTGCGCATTATTATAATCCTGCTGATCGTATATATCACCCTGCCTTTTGTATTTAGCATATTCCCCTGGACCAAAGGCATTGCAGACTCCCTGATCTCCTGGACGCTTGCACCCATAAAAGCAATGATGGCAGCCATCCTGGGATACCTTCCCAAACTGCTGACCATCCTGGTAATATACCTGGTTACCCGCTACCTGGTAAAGTTTATCAATTACCTGGCTGCGGAAGTGGCAAAAGGAGCCCTCCATATCAAAGGCTTTTATCCAGACTGGGCATGGCCTACTGCCAGTGTAGTCAAATTTTTACTCTATGCCTTTATGTTTGTGATCATCTTTCCATACCTGCCAGGCTCCGATTCAAAAATATTTCAGGGGGTTTCTGTTTTCCTCGGCATCCTTTTTTCATTAGGTTCCTCTTCTGCTATTGCCAATATAATAGCAGGGTTTGTAATCACCTACATGCGACCTTTCAAAATAGGAGACCGTATAAAAATAGGAGAGCTGACCGGCGATGTGATTGAAAAGAATATGCTGGTAACGCGGTTAAGGACTATCAAAAACGAAGAGATCACCGTACCTAATGCCAGTATCCTCAGCGGACACACAATTAACTATACCACCTCTTCCAAAGAATTGGGCCTGATACTACATACCACAGCTACTATCGGTTATGATGTTCCCTGGCGGAAAGTGCATGAGCTGCTAATCTCCGCAGCACTGGCTACAGAAGGTATTGTAAAAGACCGTAAACCTTTTGTGCTGCAAACCGGCCTGGATGATTTTTATGTGTCTTATGAACTGAATGCCTATACGGATCATCCGGAGGAGATGGCAGTTATCTATTCCGGATTACGGCAAAACATACAGGATTTTATGAATGAAGCGGGTGTGGAAATTATGTCGCCTCATTATTACATCCGGCGGGAAGATAGTTCCACAACTACCATACCGGCGGAGTACCTGTCAAAGAAACTGGCTCCGCCAGGTGATGCTGCTCCTAAAGGATAA
- a CDS encoding methylglyoxal synthase, protein MQTVKTLHARKRIALIAHDHKKAELIEWATYNKNVLNRHELYGTGTTGKLIEAALDVSVRKLLSGPLGGDQQIGALIAEGALDVIIFFWDPMEALPHDPDIKALLRLSVVWNIPVACNRASADFLMTSPLMHQEYEVILPDYSQYLGRKV, encoded by the coding sequence ATGCAAACAGTCAAAACCTTACACGCCCGCAAACGGATTGCATTGATCGCTCATGACCACAAAAAAGCAGAGTTGATTGAATGGGCTACCTATAACAAAAACGTCTTAAACCGCCATGAACTGTATGGTACCGGCACCACCGGCAAGCTCATTGAGGCTGCATTGGATGTATCCGTACGTAAGTTACTCAGTGGGCCATTGGGGGGCGACCAACAGATAGGGGCACTTATTGCGGAAGGAGCACTGGATGTGATCATCTTTTTCTGGGACCCTATGGAAGCACTCCCGCATGATCCCGATATCAAAGCACTCCTGAGATTGAGCGTAGTGTGGAATATTCCTGTTGCCTGTAACCGTGCTTCTGCCGATTTTTTAATGACCTCCCCCCTGATGCACCAGGAGTATGAGGTAATATTGCCAGACTATTCCCAATACCTGGGCAGGAAAGTATAA
- a CDS encoding ferritin, with translation MLLKSLSPKIEKALNGQVEMEAASSQYYLAMASWSEVQGYNGIAQFLYRHSDEERIHMLKLLKFINERGGHGIVPALKQPTVKFKNINAIFEHVLSHEILVSSEINKLVDMCLNEKDYTTHNFIQWYVTEQIEEERLARHILDKLKMIGEDKAGLYIFDRDLSTLQSEDEGSRRR, from the coding sequence ATGTTGTTAAAAAGTCTATCACCTAAAATTGAAAAAGCACTAAATGGCCAGGTAGAAATGGAAGCCGCCTCCTCACAATATTATCTGGCAATGGCATCCTGGTCTGAAGTACAGGGGTATAACGGAATTGCACAATTCCTTTACAGACATTCTGATGAAGAACGGATACACATGCTCAAACTGCTCAAATTCATCAACGAAAGGGGTGGGCATGGCATTGTACCGGCGCTGAAACAGCCCACCGTTAAGTTTAAAAACATCAATGCCATCTTCGAACACGTACTCAGCCATGAAATACTGGTATCCAGTGAAATCAACAAGCTGGTAGATATGTGCCTGAATGAAAAGGATTATACCACCCACAACTTTATCCAATGGTATGTTACAGAACAGATTGAAGAAGAACGACTGGCAAGACATATCCTGGATAAACTGAAGATGATCGGCGAGGATAAAGCAGGGCTTTATATTTTTGACCGTGACCTGTCTACCCTGCAATCTGAAGATGAGGGCAGCAGAAGAAGATAA
- a CDS encoding NifU family protein, with amino-acid sequence MIKTGNPIISIYTEMTPNPETMKFVVNKLLYPGKSIDFPDEASAKPSPLAMELFSFPFIKGVFIMANFITLTKTSETDWNDIIPAVKAFLKEYLEDNRIVINEEEVVVQPSSNVVSADDTDVVKRIKELLENYVKPAVEMDGGAIQFKDYHEGVVTLMLQGSCSGCPSSMITLKSGIEGMMKRMIPEVNEVVAEAE; translated from the coding sequence ATGATTAAAACAGGAAATCCGATTATAAGTATCTATACTGAGATGACGCCCAACCCGGAAACAATGAAGTTTGTGGTAAACAAGCTGTTGTATCCAGGTAAAAGCATTGATTTTCCGGATGAAGCCAGTGCGAAACCGTCCCCATTAGCCATGGAATTATTTAGCTTTCCTTTTATCAAGGGAGTTTTCATTATGGCTAATTTCATTACGCTTACAAAAACCAGTGAAACTGACTGGAACGACATAATCCCTGCAGTAAAAGCTTTCCTGAAAGAATACCTGGAGGATAACCGTATTGTGATTAACGAAGAAGAAGTAGTGGTACAGCCTTCCAGCAATGTGGTAAGTGCTGACGATACAGATGTCGTTAAACGTATTAAGGAATTACTGGAAAATTATGTGAAACCTGCGGTTGAAATGGATGGCGGTGCTATCCAGTTCAAGGATTACCATGAAGGTGTGGTTACCTTAATGCTGCAGGGATCCTGTTCCGGCTGCCCATCCTCTATGATCACGCTGAAGTCCGGTATTGAAGGAATGATGAAGCGTATGATTCCGGAAGTGAATGAAGTGGTGGCAGAAGCAGAATAA
- a CDS encoding PNGase F N-terminal domain-containing protein — protein sequence MRVFLLALAGWMMTMQPANAQKKKKQVSRAEAVVTYGFRNNGKEMPGPGLQLFIRNNQAHVLPHSNKPQKEQQYLQLADKQTLQVLTLDNGEKYTLKKAFSEYATPELLPDTATILGIVCKKARLFIRSNTIEVWYTDALALKGTPSLTTAPGLGLVLKIVRNGSYETIAKKITYRTITAEELAWPENTGQLADDAAYMQQIIESRYVNVPVFDREQINFTDKLQNPTGEQLNTTYHYAGGTVIVKKVKLPVVKPGQTLFAELTQYSNGDAYDRTGSVFMIPTDKATSLLNALRQGVGVLPVYEGRNGKKYQGIVATDTYLPAIELMRFFTPFGVRYFNEQMKIKGYNWADSVIYRQDISELLPRLQGEVWLGIFIGNYDKGGHKASLNLKYYPGYEGEETSGSDNWVQPIFNTLNLMEMAGQEYGTVFEKDSLTVTVNIPEGIKNLQLRYTTTGHGGWGGGDEFNPKLNEVFVDGQRVYHFIPWRPDCGTYRLLNPSSGNFGNGLSSSDLSRSNWCPGTLTPPVTIPLPNLAPGKHTFKVAIPLGKPEGGSFSSWNVSGCLVGESY from the coding sequence ATGAGAGTATTTTTACTGGCACTGGCAGGATGGATGATGACGATGCAGCCAGCCAACGCACAAAAGAAGAAAAAGCAGGTAAGCCGTGCAGAGGCGGTCGTGACTTATGGATTCCGCAACAATGGCAAAGAAATGCCAGGTCCCGGCTTGCAACTGTTTATCAGGAATAACCAGGCACATGTGCTACCGCATAGTAACAAACCTCAAAAGGAGCAGCAATACCTGCAACTGGCAGACAAACAAACCCTTCAGGTGCTCACCCTCGATAATGGCGAAAAATACACGCTGAAAAAGGCATTCTCTGAATATGCCACCCCGGAGCTTCTTCCGGATACGGCCACCATACTAGGCATTGTTTGTAAAAAAGCCCGGCTTTTCATCCGCTCCAATACCATAGAGGTGTGGTATACGGATGCATTGGCACTAAAAGGCACTCCCAGTCTTACCACTGCACCCGGCCTTGGCCTGGTGCTGAAGATAGTACGTAATGGCAGCTATGAAACGATCGCAAAAAAGATAACCTACCGTACCATAACAGCGGAAGAACTGGCCTGGCCGGAAAACACAGGCCAGCTGGCAGATGATGCGGCTTATATGCAACAGATCATAGAGAGCCGCTATGTGAACGTCCCGGTTTTTGACAGGGAACAAATCAACTTCACCGATAAGCTGCAAAACCCAACGGGTGAGCAGCTGAACACTACCTATCATTATGCCGGCGGAACTGTTATTGTGAAAAAGGTAAAACTGCCTGTCGTAAAACCCGGCCAGACACTGTTTGCCGAACTTACCCAGTACTCCAATGGGGACGCTTACGACAGAACAGGGTCCGTATTTATGATTCCAACAGACAAGGCCACTTCCCTACTGAATGCCCTGCGACAAGGCGTAGGTGTGCTACCTGTATATGAAGGCCGTAATGGTAAAAAATATCAGGGTATCGTTGCCACAGATACCTATCTGCCTGCTATCGAACTGATGCGCTTCTTTACCCCCTTTGGCGTAAGGTATTTTAATGAACAGATGAAAATAAAGGGATATAACTGGGCCGATTCTGTTATATACCGTCAGGATATTTCTGAGCTACTCCCCCGTTTGCAGGGCGAAGTATGGCTGGGGATATTTATCGGTAATTATGACAAGGGCGGACACAAAGCCAGCTTAAACCTGAAATATTATCCCGGTTATGAGGGCGAAGAAACGTCTGGCTCTGACAACTGGGTACAGCCTATTTTCAATACACTCAACCTGATGGAAATGGCCGGACAGGAATATGGGACCGTCTTCGAAAAGGATTCCCTTACAGTAACCGTAAATATTCCGGAAGGGATAAAAAACCTGCAGCTGCGCTACACCACTACCGGCCACGGTGGCTGGGGCGGTGGTGATGAATTTAATCCCAAGTTGAATGAAGTATTTGTTGATGGCCAAAGGGTGTATCATTTTATTCCCTGGCGCCCGGATTGTGGTACCTACCGCTTATTGAACCCTTCGTCCGGCAACTTTGGCAACGGGCTCTCCTCTTCAGACCTGAGCCGCTCCAACTGGTGTCCCGGTACGCTTACCCCTCCGGTTACGATACCGCTGCCTAATCTGGCTCCGGGGAAGCACACTTTTAAGGTAGCTATTCCGCTGGGCAAACCGGAAGGCGGTAGCTTCAGCTCCTGGAATGTATCCGGATGTCTGGTGGGGGAGAGCTATTAG